Proteins co-encoded in one bacterium genomic window:
- a CDS encoding SMI1/KNR4 family protein encodes MAMKNSNEGRMEFTETEKALTNAELNDFEEYVGLQLPEQYRNHLLTYNGGRCEPNVFDVSKNGKPNQSCIDWFLAIYDGEADNLKDYVDDVKIKVKRMPQHILPIAHDPGGNLICISCGDKDNGAIYFWDHENEVDYSIAQDDDYSNLYLIARSLHEFFDSLK; translated from the coding sequence ATGGCGATGAAAAACTCAAATGAGGGCAGAATGGAATTTACTGAAACTGAAAAGGCACTAACCAATGCAGAATTGAATGATTTTGAAGAGTATGTTGGTCTGCAACTTCCAGAGCAATATCGAAATCATTTATTGACTTACAACGGTGGGCGCTGTGAACCTAATGTCTTTGATGTAAGCAAAAACGGTAAACCCAATCAATCATGTATTGATTGGTTTCTCGCAATATATGATGGTGAAGCTGATAATCTGAAAGATTATGTAGATGATGTAAAAATAAAAGTAAAGCGAATGCCACAACACATCTTGCCCATTGCGCATGATCCTGGAGGAAATTTAATTTGCATCTCTTGTGGGGATAAGGATAATGGGGCAATTTATTTCTGGGATCATGAGAATGAGGTTGATTATTCAATAGCACAAGATGATGACTATTCAAACCTGTATTTAATTGCCAGGAGTCTTCACGAGTTTT